In one window of Nocardioides panacisoli DNA:
- a CDS encoding dienelactone hydrolase family protein, translating to MSEAQSEHNVEFQSNGTTAFGYLEKPAGGSGPGVIVIQEWWGLTTHIADVTKRLAGEGFVALAPDLYGNRVTHDGDEAAQMMQDLDANAASKILSGAIDYLTGLEETTSSSVGAIGFCMGGGFVLSLAQQAGDRVSAAVPFYGFPQGVDLEQITADVQGHYAREDEMLPIADARDAFRRLESRDGATTEFFEYDAGHAFFNDEDLIGTYDADKAAEAWGRATTFLRDRVR from the coding sequence GTGTCCGAGGCCCAGTCCGAGCACAACGTGGAGTTCCAGTCGAACGGCACCACCGCCTTCGGCTACCTGGAGAAGCCCGCCGGCGGGAGTGGCCCGGGCGTCATCGTCATCCAGGAGTGGTGGGGGCTGACCACCCACATCGCCGACGTGACCAAGCGGCTCGCCGGTGAGGGTTTCGTCGCGCTCGCCCCGGACCTCTACGGCAACCGCGTCACCCATGACGGCGACGAGGCGGCCCAGATGATGCAGGACCTGGACGCCAACGCCGCGTCGAAGATCCTCTCCGGAGCGATCGACTACCTCACCGGGCTGGAGGAGACGACCTCCTCGTCGGTGGGGGCGATCGGGTTCTGCATGGGTGGTGGCTTCGTGCTCTCCCTCGCGCAGCAGGCCGGTGACCGCGTCTCGGCGGCCGTGCCCTTCTACGGCTTCCCGCAGGGCGTCGACCTCGAGCAGATCACTGCCGACGTGCAGGGGCACTACGCCCGCGAGGACGAGATGCTCCCCATCGCCGACGCCCGCGACGCCTTCCGGCGGCTCGAGTCTCGCGATGGCGCGACCACGGAGTTCTTCGAGTACGACGCCGGGCACGCCTTCTTCAACGACGAGGACCTCATCGGCACCTACGACGCCGACAAGGCCGCCGAGGCGTGGGGCCGCGCGACGACCTTCCTGCGGGACCGGGTCCGCTGA
- a CDS encoding IclR family transcriptional regulator: MTEDVTTTRAGGVQSVERAFELLQVLAARDRPMGVTDLAGVSGLSPGTIHRLLRTLVDLGYVRQDGNRTYALGHALIRLGERATSGLAAWSRPLLEEVMADLGESVNLAALENDQVVYLAHVPSFQSMRTFTEVGSRVPAHSTGVGKAMLAQLGERAARSLLDRTGMPPATGCTITDPDAMAAELSAVARRGYAVDEEEQEVGVRCVAVPVLGAVPPLAVSVSGPRARVTDDLVARAVAPLQAAAAAIAAEASA; the protein is encoded by the coding sequence ATGACCGAGGACGTGACGACGACCCGGGCCGGGGGCGTGCAGTCGGTCGAACGGGCCTTCGAGTTGCTCCAGGTGCTGGCCGCCCGGGACCGCCCGATGGGCGTCACCGACCTCGCCGGGGTCAGTGGCCTCTCGCCCGGGACGATCCACCGCCTGCTGCGCACGCTGGTCGACCTGGGCTACGTGCGGCAGGACGGCAACCGCACCTATGCGCTCGGGCACGCGCTGATCCGTCTCGGCGAACGCGCCACCTCCGGGCTCGCCGCGTGGAGCCGCCCGCTGCTGGAGGAGGTGATGGCCGACCTCGGGGAGTCGGTCAACCTGGCTGCGCTGGAGAACGACCAGGTCGTCTACCTGGCCCACGTGCCCTCCTTCCAGTCCATGCGCACCTTCACCGAGGTCGGCAGCCGGGTGCCGGCCCACAGCACGGGCGTGGGCAAGGCGATGCTCGCCCAGCTCGGCGAGCGTGCCGCGCGGTCCCTGCTCGACCGCACCGGCATGCCGCCGGCGACCGGGTGCACCATCACCGACCCGGACGCCATGGCCGCCGAGCTCAGCGCCGTGGCCCGCCGCGGGTACGCCGTGGACGAGGAGGAGCAGGAGGTCGGCGTCCGCTGTGTCGCCGTGCCCGTGCTCGGCGCGGTCCCGCCGCTGGCGGTGTCGGTCTCCGGGCCCCGGGCCCGCGTCACCGACGACCTGGTCGCACGCGCCGTGGCGCCGCTGCAGGCGGCAGCTGCGGCGATCGCGGCCGAGGCCTCGGCGTGA
- a CDS encoding SDR family NAD(P)-dependent oxidoreductase produces the protein MTDETLAGPRTRGVAAKHGQFEGRRVLVTGGGSGIGAATAHVLHERGAEVLVADIDHDAAGRVSAELGPGATALHLDVTSEVEWDRLESQLDHVGTLHNVVHSAGAALSATLAETSLDDFRRMVEVNLTSTFLAVRMAARCLADGGSVALLSSLRGVVATEGLGAYGAAKFGVRALARVAALELAPRGIRVNAVCPGSIETPITNGPGFQQVDMEAYVRSIPLLRRGGPGEVAAAIAFLLSDDAEYVTGTDFLIDGGTAAGRLVPTSPAV, from the coding sequence GTGACTGACGAGACTCTTGCCGGTCCGCGAACGCGTGGTGTGGCCGCCAAGCACGGGCAGTTCGAGGGCCGCCGCGTGCTCGTCACGGGAGGAGGAAGCGGCATCGGGGCCGCGACCGCCCACGTGCTCCACGAGCGCGGAGCAGAGGTTCTCGTGGCGGACATCGACCATGATGCCGCCGGCCGGGTCTCGGCTGAGCTGGGCCCAGGCGCCACAGCGCTGCACCTGGATGTCACGTCGGAAGTGGAGTGGGACCGCCTCGAATCCCAACTCGATCACGTTGGGACGTTGCACAACGTGGTGCACTCGGCGGGTGCTGCGCTGTCGGCCACTCTTGCCGAGACCTCCCTCGATGACTTCCGTCGAATGGTCGAGGTCAACCTCACGTCGACCTTCCTTGCCGTGCGGATGGCCGCACGGTGCCTGGCGGACGGCGGCTCCGTCGCGCTGTTGTCGTCCTTGCGTGGCGTCGTGGCCACCGAGGGCCTCGGTGCCTACGGGGCCGCGAAGTTCGGTGTCAGGGCGCTCGCTCGTGTTGCGGCGCTCGAGCTCGCTCCTCGCGGCATACGGGTGAACGCCGTCTGTCCCGGCAGCATCGAGACCCCGATCACGAATGGGCCCGGCTTTCAGCAAGTGGACATGGAGGCCTACGTGCGCTCCATTCCGTTGCTGCGCCGCGGGGGACCGGGGGAGGTCGCTGCGGCGATCGCCTTCCTTCTCAGTGACGACGCCGAGTACGTCACCGGCACCGATTTCTTGATTGACGGCGGGACTGCAGCGGGGCGTCTCGTCCCGACCTCCCCGGCTGTCTGA
- a CDS encoding FAD-binding oxidoreductase has product MTDIHDLVAELGDDVVVTDPQRTEKYRHDRAGDTGAGTPLAVVRARSTGDVQAAVRFAAAHDVPVIPRGAGSGLSGGAAAVTDCLVVCTERMREVRVDPVTQTAVVQPGLMNAEVKAAAAEHGLWYPPDPSSYEFCSIGGNIATNAGGLCCVKYGVTTDYVMGLTVVLADGTAVELGGPRIKDVAGLSLTKLFVGSEGTLGIVTEIVLRLVPAQRPPATLVATFATLDDATDTVLAITRQMRPSMLEFMDRPTINAVEDMTRMGLDREAAAMLVIQSDEPAGHAAAECATIASLCEEHRATEVFSTDDPDEGEAFVVARRQAIPAVERTGTLLLEDVGVPLPQLGALVDGIEEIARAREVTIAVVAHAGDGNTHPLIVFDPADEDMAARAQRAYGEVMELAMRLGGTITGEHGVGRLKQPWVGAYLGPDALALNHRIKDALDPQGILNPGAGL; this is encoded by the coding sequence ATGACCGACATCCACGACCTGGTGGCCGAGCTCGGCGACGACGTCGTCGTGACCGACCCCCAACGCACCGAGAAGTACCGCCACGACCGGGCGGGCGACACCGGCGCCGGCACGCCGCTGGCCGTCGTACGAGCCCGCTCGACCGGGGACGTGCAGGCCGCCGTGCGGTTCGCCGCGGCCCACGACGTCCCCGTGATCCCCCGCGGCGCCGGCTCGGGGCTCTCCGGCGGCGCCGCCGCGGTCACCGACTGCCTCGTCGTGTGCACCGAACGGATGCGGGAGGTCCGGGTCGACCCGGTGACCCAGACCGCGGTCGTCCAGCCCGGGCTGATGAACGCCGAGGTCAAGGCGGCCGCCGCCGAGCACGGGCTCTGGTACCCGCCCGACCCCTCGTCGTACGAGTTCTGCTCCATCGGCGGCAACATCGCCACCAACGCCGGCGGCCTGTGCTGCGTGAAGTACGGCGTCACCACCGACTACGTCATGGGGCTCACCGTGGTGCTCGCCGACGGGACCGCCGTCGAGCTGGGTGGACCGCGGATCAAGGACGTCGCGGGGCTGTCGCTGACCAAGCTCTTCGTCGGCTCCGAGGGCACCTTGGGCATCGTCACCGAGATCGTGCTGCGCCTGGTGCCGGCACAGCGCCCACCCGCCACGCTCGTCGCCACCTTCGCCACCCTCGACGACGCCACCGACACCGTGCTGGCCATCACCCGGCAGATGCGGCCCTCGATGCTGGAGTTCATGGACCGCCCGACGATCAACGCGGTCGAGGACATGACCCGGATGGGGCTCGACCGCGAGGCCGCGGCGATGCTGGTCATCCAGTCCGACGAGCCCGCCGGCCACGCCGCGGCGGAGTGCGCGACGATCGCGTCGCTGTGTGAGGAGCACCGGGCCACCGAGGTCTTCTCCACCGACGACCCCGACGAGGGAGAGGCGTTCGTCGTCGCCCGGCGCCAGGCGATCCCGGCCGTGGAGCGCACCGGCACGTTGCTGCTGGAGGACGTCGGCGTCCCGCTGCCGCAGTTGGGCGCACTGGTCGACGGGATCGAGGAGATCGCCCGGGCCCGCGAGGTGACCATCGCGGTGGTCGCCCACGCCGGCGACGGCAACACCCACCCGCTGATCGTCTTCGACCCGGCCGACGAGGACATGGCCGCCCGGGCCCAGCGGGCCTACGGCGAGGTCATGGAGCTGGCCATGCGGCTGGGCGGCACCATCACCGGCGAGCACGGGGTCGGCCGGCTCAAGCAGCCGTGGGTCGGGGCCTACCTCGGCCCGGACGCGCTCGCGCTCAACCACCGGATCAAGGACGCCCTGGACCCGCAGGGCATCCTCAACCCCGGCGCGGGCCTGTAG
- a CDS encoding pyridoxal-phosphate dependent enzyme: MTTWFSNPAARTWTTPVTGGGAREFHRSLPGYAVTPLVELPSLAEELGVARVLAKDESQRLGLPAFKVLGASWACRQVLAHRPGAELVTATDGNHGRAVARMARHFEVAATVFVPEVMLPETAAAIESEGARVVRLEVAYDDAVRAAAAYADEAGDRALVQDTAWEGYTEVPAWIVDGYRTLLEEIDEEVGTSPDLVAVPTGVGSLAEAVVRHHRRPGAAHPSVLSVEPDTAACVVASLAAGEPVAVPTGATIMAGLNCGTVSSAAWPVLRDGCDAAVAVTDAEADRAVTDLGALGLSSGPSGAATLAGVRAALGDPERRAALGLPADAVVVLLSTEANPRD, from the coding sequence GTGACGACCTGGTTCAGCAACCCCGCCGCCCGCACATGGACCACGCCGGTCACCGGTGGGGGCGCGCGGGAGTTCCACCGCTCGTTGCCCGGGTACGCCGTCACGCCGCTGGTCGAGCTGCCCTCCCTCGCCGAGGAGCTCGGGGTGGCCCGGGTGCTGGCCAAGGACGAGTCGCAGCGCCTCGGCCTGCCCGCGTTCAAGGTGCTGGGGGCGTCCTGGGCGTGCCGGCAGGTGCTGGCGCACCGGCCCGGTGCCGAGCTGGTCACCGCGACCGACGGCAACCACGGCCGCGCCGTCGCTCGGATGGCGCGCCACTTCGAGGTCGCGGCGACGGTGTTCGTGCCCGAGGTGATGCTGCCCGAGACCGCTGCGGCCATCGAGTCCGAGGGGGCCCGGGTGGTCCGACTCGAGGTCGCCTACGACGACGCGGTGCGCGCCGCCGCGGCGTACGCCGACGAGGCGGGGGACCGTGCCCTCGTGCAGGACACGGCGTGGGAGGGCTACACCGAGGTCCCGGCGTGGATCGTCGACGGCTACCGCACGCTGCTGGAGGAGATCGACGAGGAGGTGGGCACGTCGCCGGACCTCGTCGCGGTGCCGACCGGCGTCGGCTCCCTCGCCGAGGCCGTCGTGCGCCACCACCGCCGCCCCGGTGCGGCCCACCCGAGCGTGCTCTCGGTCGAGCCGGACACCGCCGCCTGCGTCGTGGCGAGCCTCGCGGCCGGCGAGCCCGTCGCGGTCCCCACCGGCGCGACCATCATGGCCGGACTCAACTGCGGCACCGTGTCCAGTGCGGCCTGGCCGGTGCTGCGCGACGGCTGCGACGCCGCGGTCGCGGTGACCGATGCCGAGGCCGACCGGGCCGTGACGGATCTCGGCGCCCTGGGGCTGTCGTCGGGGCCGAGCGGCGCGGCGACCCTGGCCGGCGTACGCGCTGCCCTCGGCGATCCCGAGCGCCGCGCCGCGCTCGGCCTGCCGGCCGACGCGGTCGTCGTGCTGCTGAGCACGGAGGCGAACCCCCGTGACTGA
- a CDS encoding NADP-dependent oxidoreductase gives MRSTQIQVQDHPSGVVGPEHFRQVEVDLPDPGPGQVLVRNTWTSVDPGLRLRLRRHAPAGYFTAFPLGQPMDGILTVGEVVASRAEGFAEGDTVWHSFGWRSHAIVDATADAMNGVGTLRVLDTRDTPPQWYLGPLGAMGLTAYSGLAVANALDGGERVWVSAAAGAVGALATQIAVQLGHRVIASAGTAAKVAWLREVGVEAAVDYRTEPIGEALARVAPDGIDVYFDNVGGDHLEAALDAMRMFGRVAMCGSVSDYESTPSGPSNLFLVTAKHLTLSGFRGSLHFDLLEEMQAKVGGWLREGKIHYQESVYDGLDQAPAALADMLAGLTVGKTLVRL, from the coding sequence GTGCGCAGCACACAGATCCAGGTGCAGGACCATCCTTCCGGTGTGGTCGGGCCGGAACACTTCCGTCAGGTGGAGGTGGACCTCCCGGATCCGGGCCCGGGACAGGTCCTGGTGCGCAACACCTGGACGTCCGTGGACCCCGGACTGCGCCTGCGCCTCCGACGGCACGCACCTGCGGGGTACTTCACGGCGTTCCCGCTGGGGCAACCAATGGACGGCATCCTCACGGTGGGCGAGGTGGTGGCCTCCCGTGCGGAGGGCTTCGCCGAGGGGGACACGGTCTGGCACTCCTTCGGTTGGCGATCCCACGCCATCGTGGACGCAACTGCTGATGCCATGAACGGGGTCGGCACCCTCCGCGTTCTCGACACTCGTGACACGCCACCGCAGTGGTACCTCGGCCCTCTGGGCGCCATGGGCCTGACGGCGTACTCGGGCCTGGCCGTGGCGAACGCGCTCGACGGCGGGGAGCGCGTCTGGGTCTCGGCCGCGGCTGGTGCGGTGGGCGCCCTGGCCACCCAGATCGCGGTGCAGCTCGGTCACCGGGTCATCGCCAGCGCGGGCACGGCCGCCAAGGTCGCGTGGTTGCGGGAGGTGGGCGTGGAGGCCGCGGTCGACTACCGCACCGAACCGATCGGCGAGGCGTTGGCGCGTGTGGCTCCCGACGGGATCGACGTCTACTTCGACAATGTCGGCGGCGATCATCTCGAGGCTGCGTTGGACGCGATGCGCATGTTCGGTCGAGTCGCCATGTGCGGGTCCGTCTCCGACTACGAGTCGACGCCGTCGGGGCCTTCGAACCTCTTCCTGGTCACCGCCAAGCACCTGACGCTCAGCGGGTTCCGGGGAAGCCTGCACTTCGACCTCCTGGAGGAGATGCAGGCCAAGGTCGGCGGCTGGCTCAGGGAGGGGAAGATCCACTACCAGGAGAGCGTCTATGACGGCTTGGACCAGGCCCCGGCGGCGCTCGCCGACATGCTGGCTGGTCTCACCGTCGGCAAGACCCTCGTCCGGCTCTAG
- a CDS encoding GlcG/HbpS family heme-binding protein yields MSIDLATARTIVAGAFSAAEEASYKPLTVVVLDAGGHVVAVERQDGSSNKRFEIAHGKAYGALSLGVGSRALMNRAEQQPYFIAAATNAVGALVPVPGGVLVKDDGGTLLGAVGISGDTSDSDEAAALAGVEAAGLVAQPD; encoded by the coding sequence ATGAGCATCGACCTCGCCACCGCCCGCACGATCGTCGCCGGCGCGTTCAGCGCCGCCGAGGAGGCGTCGTACAAGCCACTGACCGTCGTCGTGCTGGACGCCGGAGGCCACGTCGTGGCCGTCGAGCGCCAGGACGGTTCGTCGAACAAGCGGTTCGAGATCGCCCACGGCAAGGCGTACGGCGCCCTCTCCCTCGGCGTCGGGTCGCGCGCGCTGATGAACCGCGCGGAGCAGCAGCCCTACTTCATCGCCGCCGCGACCAACGCGGTGGGCGCACTCGTCCCCGTCCCGGGCGGCGTCCTCGTCAAGGACGACGGGGGGACGCTGCTCGGTGCGGTCGGCATCTCCGGCGACACCTCCGACAGCGACGAGGCCGCCGCGCTGGCCGGTGTCGAGGCAGCGGGCCTGGTGGCCCAGCCCGACTGA
- a CDS encoding malate synthase G, whose product MDRITVGGLDVAPALHAFVRDEALPGSGIDEDMFWSGVEQLLADFTPRNRALLARRDEIQQHLDDWHAEHPGPVRDRAEYLRMLRELGYLADEPEDFTITTADVDDEVARQAGPQLVVPVLNARFAANAANARWGSLYDAFYGTDVLPEDDGQERGTSYNPRRGAAVIARARAFLDEHFPLAGGSHADATAYAVEGGSLTVHLEGSSAPVGLAEPGQYLGHRGDPAAPEAVLLRHHGLHVEIQVDPADTIGRDDAAGVKDVLVESAVSTIMDLEDSVAAVDAEDKVVGYRNWLRLNEGTLTAEVGSGDSAWTRRLAPDRTYEGPDGAFELPGRSLMFVRQVGHLMTTDAILVGGEEVPEGILDAVMTALCSLVDIQGRSALRNSRTGSMYAVKPKMHGPDEVAFTDDLFAAVERLLGLATGTIKLGIMDEERRTSANLKACIHAARGRVAFINTGFLDRTGDELHTSMRGGPMVRKGEMKSTAWIAAYEDQNVDVGLACGLRGRAQIGKGMWPRPDDMAAMLEQKVGHPQSGATCAWVPSPTAATLHALHYHQVDVAARQEELAGQHRTTLEDLLTVPFADADTVASWSEQDRIAELENNLQSTLGYVKRWVDDGVGCSKVPDIHGVNLMEDRATCRISAQHVTNWLHHGVVTAEEVDAALRRMAEVVDEQNAGEGYQPMGPSYDGEAFNAVRDLVFDGLAQPAGYTEPVLHRRRRALKALESGQSAPA is encoded by the coding sequence ATGGATCGCATCACCGTGGGGGGCCTCGACGTCGCCCCCGCCCTGCACGCCTTCGTCCGCGACGAGGCACTGCCCGGGTCCGGGATCGACGAGGACATGTTCTGGAGCGGGGTCGAGCAGCTGCTGGCCGACTTCACCCCACGCAACCGCGCCCTGCTCGCCCGCCGCGACGAGATCCAGCAGCACCTCGACGACTGGCACGCCGAGCACCCCGGCCCGGTCCGCGACCGGGCGGAGTACCTGCGGATGCTGCGCGAGCTCGGCTACCTCGCCGACGAGCCCGAGGACTTCACCATCACCACCGCGGACGTCGACGACGAGGTGGCGCGCCAGGCCGGCCCCCAGCTCGTCGTGCCCGTGCTCAACGCGCGCTTCGCGGCCAACGCCGCCAACGCCCGGTGGGGTTCGCTCTACGACGCCTTCTACGGCACCGACGTGCTGCCCGAGGACGACGGCCAGGAGCGCGGGACGTCGTACAACCCGCGCCGCGGCGCGGCGGTGATCGCCCGGGCGCGTGCCTTCCTCGACGAGCACTTCCCACTCGCCGGGGGCAGCCACGCCGACGCGACGGCGTACGCCGTCGAGGGCGGCAGCCTCACGGTCCACCTCGAGGGCTCGTCCGCGCCGGTCGGGCTCGCCGAGCCGGGGCAGTACCTCGGTCACCGCGGCGACCCGGCGGCACCGGAAGCGGTCCTGCTGCGCCACCACGGGCTGCACGTGGAGATCCAGGTCGACCCCGCCGACACGATCGGACGCGACGACGCCGCCGGCGTCAAGGACGTGCTCGTGGAGTCGGCGGTGTCGACGATCATGGACCTCGAGGACTCCGTCGCCGCCGTCGACGCCGAGGACAAGGTGGTCGGCTACCGCAACTGGCTCCGGCTCAACGAGGGCACGCTCACCGCCGAGGTGGGCAGCGGCGACTCCGCCTGGACCCGCCGCCTCGCCCCCGACCGGACCTACGAGGGACCCGACGGAGCCTTCGAGCTGCCGGGCCGCTCGCTGATGTTCGTGCGCCAGGTGGGCCACCTGATGACCACCGACGCGATCCTGGTCGGCGGCGAGGAGGTGCCCGAGGGCATCCTCGACGCGGTCATGACGGCGCTGTGCAGCCTGGTCGACATCCAGGGACGCAGTGCGCTGCGCAACTCCCGCACCGGCTCGATGTACGCGGTGAAGCCGAAGATGCACGGCCCCGACGAGGTCGCCTTCACCGACGACCTCTTCGCCGCCGTCGAGCGGCTGCTGGGACTGGCCACCGGCACCATCAAGCTCGGCATCATGGACGAGGAGCGCCGCACCTCGGCCAACCTCAAGGCCTGCATCCACGCCGCACGCGGCCGGGTCGCGTTCATCAACACCGGCTTCCTGGACCGCACCGGCGACGAGCTGCACACCTCGATGCGCGGCGGCCCGATGGTCCGCAAGGGCGAGATGAAGTCCACGGCCTGGATCGCGGCGTACGAGGACCAGAACGTCGACGTCGGCCTCGCGTGCGGGCTGCGCGGGCGGGCCCAGATCGGCAAGGGCATGTGGCCACGGCCCGACGACATGGCCGCGATGCTGGAGCAGAAGGTGGGCCACCCGCAGTCCGGCGCGACGTGCGCCTGGGTGCCGTCACCGACCGCAGCCACGCTGCACGCGCTGCACTACCACCAGGTCGACGTCGCGGCTCGGCAGGAGGAGCTGGCCGGACAGCACCGCACGACGCTGGAGGACCTGCTGACGGTCCCGTTCGCCGACGCCGACACGGTCGCCTCCTGGAGCGAGCAGGACCGCATCGCCGAGCTCGAGAACAACCTCCAGAGCACGCTGGGCTACGTGAAGCGCTGGGTCGACGACGGCGTCGGCTGCTCGAAGGTGCCCGACATCCACGGCGTGAACCTCATGGAGGACCGTGCCACCTGCCGCATCTCGGCCCAGCACGTCACCAACTGGCTGCACCACGGCGTCGTCACCGCCGAGGAGGTGGACGCCGCGCTGCGACGGATGGCGGAGGTCGTGGACGAGCAGAACGCCGGCGAGGGGTACCAGCCGATGGGGCCCTCCTACGACGGCGAGGCCTTCAACGCCGTGCGGGACCTGGTCTTCGACGGCCTCGCCCAGCCGGCGGGCTACACCGAGCCGGTCCTGCACCGGCGCCGCCGGGCCCTGAAGGCCCTCGAGTCCGGACAGTCAGCCCCAGCATGA
- a CDS encoding TRAP transporter large permease codes for MSILLITTVVLATFLLFAILGTPLAYSLLLSGTLGLILLDGVEGAAFELASAPYSTAASYFLLLIPVYVLIGMLVANGGLAEKVYRVANHVLRRVPGGVGVATVVACAGFAAVTGSSIATVATIGRVAVKEMQEFGIRAATAAGLVAAAGTLGALIPPSVVLVLYGFISGESIGKLLLAGIIPGIFVALVYAIYLMIAERGSADGPAGRTVGAEVHSGMAGAASAGSTGSLSSAVAGQLDSSESGSDRSSEGDVGSQADRIPWEAALYVLLIFGVVVGGMYSGFFTVVESGAIGTVLALGITIVEAKRDGRSVPGLLRDSLAESMSVMSMVFGLLLGGGVLAAFFVFTRLPNDLSNWATGLDISPLLLVILLLLILIPLGMVLEPMSIILILVPIYHPIVTALGYDGIWFAILFVRMIEVAMITPPIGLNVFVISGVAKGVSVEQVFRGVFPFLLLDLLCVGIFIAFPEIITFLPDAAGA; via the coding sequence ATGAGCATTCTTCTCATCACCACCGTCGTCCTGGCGACGTTCCTGCTGTTCGCGATCCTGGGCACGCCGCTCGCGTACTCGCTGCTGCTGTCCGGAACCCTCGGCCTCATCCTCCTGGACGGTGTCGAGGGGGCGGCTTTCGAGCTCGCCAGTGCGCCGTACTCGACGGCGGCCTCCTACTTCCTACTCCTGATTCCCGTCTACGTCCTGATCGGCATGTTGGTGGCCAACGGTGGGCTTGCCGAGAAGGTCTATCGAGTCGCCAACCACGTGCTGCGTCGAGTGCCCGGTGGGGTCGGCGTGGCCACGGTGGTCGCATGCGCGGGATTCGCCGCGGTGACCGGCTCGAGCATCGCAACCGTGGCAACGATCGGTCGGGTCGCGGTCAAGGAGATGCAGGAGTTCGGTATCAGGGCGGCGACCGCGGCAGGTCTGGTGGCGGCGGCCGGCACCCTGGGGGCGCTCATTCCGCCCAGTGTCGTGCTCGTTCTCTACGGGTTCATCAGCGGAGAATCGATCGGCAAGCTCCTGCTCGCGGGGATCATCCCGGGCATCTTCGTGGCGCTGGTCTACGCGATCTATCTCATGATCGCCGAGCGGGGCAGTGCCGACGGGCCCGCCGGTCGCACGGTGGGGGCCGAGGTGCACAGCGGGATGGCGGGTGCTGCATCCGCGGGGTCCACCGGTTCGCTGAGCAGCGCCGTGGCAGGGCAGCTGGACTCCTCGGAGAGTGGGTCGGACCGATCGTCCGAGGGGGACGTCGGCTCCCAGGCGGACCGCATCCCCTGGGAAGCGGCCCTGTACGTCCTGCTGATCTTCGGTGTGGTCGTGGGTGGCATGTACTCGGGATTCTTCACCGTCGTGGAATCGGGCGCGATCGGGACCGTGCTCGCGCTCGGCATCACGATCGTCGAGGCGAAACGCGACGGTCGGTCCGTCCCCGGTCTGCTGCGTGACTCACTCGCGGAGTCCATGTCCGTCATGAGCATGGTGTTCGGTCTGCTCCTGGGCGGTGGCGTGCTCGCGGCCTTCTTCGTCTTCACCAGGCTGCCGAACGACCTGTCGAACTGGGCGACCGGGCTGGACATCTCGCCGCTCCTGCTCGTGATCCTGCTCCTGCTCATCCTGATCCCGCTGGGCATGGTCCTGGAGCCGATGTCGATCATCTTGATCCTCGTGCCGATCTACCACCCCATCGTGACCGCGCTGGGGTATGACGGGATCTGGTTCGCCATCCTGTTCGTCCGCATGATCGAGGTCGCCATGATCACGCCGCCGATCGGCCTGAACGTCTTCGTCATCTCCGGCGTCGCCAAGGGCGTCAGTGTCGAGCAGGTCTTCAGGGGGGTCTTCCCGTTCCTCCTGCTCGACCTCCTGTGCGTGGGGATCTTCATCGCCTTCCCCGAGATCATCACCTTCCTGCCGGATGCGGCGGGGGCGTGA